One segment of uncultured Tolumonas sp. DNA contains the following:
- the ccsA gene encoding cytochrome c biogenesis protein CcsA — MLIVALLGIGFYLFATTLVLQQFFTTPTHTPRRVLMAAWPAIILHMLALGMTIIQAQSVQNLSVINVASLVALLINIGLTIISQRQNSWILLPFAYAFAVVLLFSNSVTPSHYLTSLGDRPGLVIHIALALLSYAMMSIASLFALLQVYLNYQLKQRRKLNLHNVPPLLRIEKQLVRLLQIGGVLLTLSISSGFLFLDNMLAPSNLDKVGLSVIAWCIYATLLWGHYYRGWRGQRLVIMTLTGNLLLAVAYFGSRLLQSML; from the coding sequence ATGCTGATCGTAGCATTACTGGGCATAGGCTTTTATTTGTTTGCAACCACATTGGTGTTGCAGCAATTTTTCACCACTCCAACACATACCCCACGCCGGGTGCTGATGGCTGCCTGGCCAGCGATCATATTACATATGCTCGCGCTGGGGATGACTATCATTCAGGCGCAATCGGTACAAAATTTAAGTGTCATCAATGTTGCTTCACTGGTGGCGTTATTGATTAATATTGGCCTTACCATTATCAGCCAGCGACAAAATAGCTGGATCTTATTGCCGTTTGCTTATGCTTTTGCGGTAGTGCTGTTATTTAGTAATTCGGTTACCCCCTCTCACTATTTAACCAGTTTAGGGGATCGCCCTGGGCTTGTGATCCACATTGCGCTGGCGCTGCTTTCTTATGCCATGATGAGCATTGCCAGTCTGTTTGCTTTATTGCAGGTTTATCTGAATTATCAGCTTAAACAACGGCGTAAGCTTAATTTACATAACGTACCACCATTGCTTCGGATCGAAAAACAGCTGGTTCGATTATTACAGATTGGCGGTGTATTGCTGACATTATCCATTTCGAGCGGTTTTTTGTTTTTAGATAATATGCTGGCGCCCAGTAATCTGGACAAAGTCGGTTTATCCGTCATTGCCTGGTGTATCTATGCCACCTTGTTGTGGGGGCATTATTACCGCGGCTGGCGCGGTCAACGCTTAGTGATCATGACGTTAACTGGGAATCTATTGTTAGCCGTAGCTTATTTTGGCAGTCGGTTATTGCAAAGCATGTTGTAA
- the ffh gene encoding signal recognition particle protein, translating into MFENLTERLSATLRNISGRGRLTDDNIKDTLREVRMALLEADVALPVVKEFVNRVKERAVGQEVSKSLSPGQAFIKIVHGELISVMGEANQDLDLATQPPAILLMAGLQGAGKTTSVAKLAKLLTERQKKKVLVVSADVYRPAAIKQLETLANDIGVDFFPSDTSQTPSQIAAAALDSARKRYFDVLIVDTAGRLHVDSEMMEEIQLLHKQLNPIETLFVVDAMTGQDAANTAKAFSEALPLTGVILTKADGDARGGAALSVRHITGKPIKFIGMGEKTDALEPFHPDRIASRILGMGDVLSLIEEMERNVDKEKATKLAQKVQKGKGFDLEDFREQLVQMRNMGGMMSMLDKLPGVSGLPDNVKGQLDDKLTVRMEAIINSMTKGERRNPDIIKGSRKKRIAMGSGTEIQDVNRLLKQFDQMQKMMKKVAGKGGLRKMMGNMKNMLPPGGFGRGGF; encoded by the coding sequence ATGTTTGAAAATTTAACCGAGCGTCTATCCGCCACGTTGCGAAACATCAGCGGGCGTGGACGTCTGACCGACGACAACATCAAAGATACCCTGCGTGAAGTGCGTATGGCTCTGTTGGAAGCCGATGTTGCATTACCTGTCGTCAAAGAGTTTGTTAACCGTGTGAAAGAACGTGCGGTTGGGCAAGAAGTCAGTAAAAGCCTAAGCCCGGGTCAGGCTTTCATCAAGATCGTTCATGGTGAACTGATCTCAGTAATGGGTGAAGCAAACCAGGATCTGGATTTAGCCACCCAACCACCGGCGATTTTATTAATGGCGGGTTTGCAGGGGGCGGGTAAAACCACTTCGGTAGCCAAACTGGCTAAACTGCTGACCGAACGCCAGAAGAAAAAAGTTTTAGTGGTTTCAGCGGACGTTTATCGCCCAGCAGCGATCAAACAGCTGGAAACATTGGCAAATGACATCGGGGTTGATTTTTTCCCGAGTGACACCAGCCAAACACCATCACAAATCGCGGCTGCAGCACTAGATAGCGCACGTAAGCGCTATTTTGATGTGTTGATTGTCGATACCGCCGGTCGTTTGCATGTCGATAGCGAAATGATGGAAGAGATCCAGCTGCTGCATAAACAGCTGAATCCTATCGAAACGCTGTTTGTGGTCGATGCGATGACGGGGCAGGATGCGGCAAATACCGCTAAAGCATTCAGCGAAGCGCTGCCATTAACCGGTGTGATCTTAACCAAAGCCGATGGTGATGCGCGTGGTGGTGCGGCACTGTCGGTTCGCCATATCACCGGCAAACCGATCAAATTTATCGGTATGGGTGAAAAGACCGATGCGCTGGAACCTTTCCACCCCGATCGTATCGCTTCCCGTATTCTGGGTATGGGTGACGTGCTGTCTCTGATCGAAGAGATGGAACGCAACGTCGACAAAGAAAAAGCGACCAAGCTGGCGCAAAAAGTTCAGAAAGGTAAAGGCTTCGATCTGGAAGACTTCCGCGAGCAGCTGGTACAGATGCGCAATATGGGCGGCATGATGAGCATGCTCGATAAATTGCCCGGCGTTTCTGGTCTGCCAGATAACGTCAAAGGCCAGCTCGATGACAAACTTACAGTTCGCATGGAAGCCATCATCAATTCGATGACCAAAGGCGAGCGTCGTAATCCGGACATCATCAAGGGCTCACGTAAAAAACGTATCGCCATGGGCTCAGGCACTGAAATCCAGGATGTGAATCGGTTGCTGAAGCAATTTGACCAGATGCAAAAAATGATGAAGAAAGTGGCCGGTAAAGGTGGCTTACGAAAAATGATGGGAAATATGAAAAACATGTTACCGCCAGGTGGTTTCGGCCGCGGTGGTTTCTGA
- a CDS encoding Re/Si-specific NAD(P)(+) transhydrogenase subunit alpha, with product MQIGIPRESLAGETRVAATPNTVEQLKKLGFDVVVESGAGALASFDDAAYVAAGASVAASADIWQADIIYKVNAPSDAEIGLIKEGATLVSFLWPAQNPELVAKLSTKKINVLAMDMVPRISRAQSLDALSSMANIGGYRAVIEAAHSFGRFFTGQITAAGKVPPAKVLVIGAGVAGLAAIGSARSLGAIVRAFDTRLEVAEQIESMGGEFLKLDFGGEDGSSSDGYAKVMSDEFIKAEMALFAEQAKDVDIIITTALIPGKPAPKLITKEMVDSMKPGSVIVDLAAATGGNCEYTVPGTLSVTDSGVKVIGYTDLPGRLPTQSSQLYATNLVNLAKLWCKEKDGNINLDFNDVVLRNMTVVHQGEVTFPPPAISVSAAPKQEAAKPAAAKVEAKKPCKSKKWLGVVGLGLFGLLGHVAPPEFLSHFTVFVLACVVGYYVVWNVSHSLHTPLMSVTNAISGIIVVGALLQIGSGSGLVSALAFVAVLIATINIVGGFTVTQRMLKMFRKG from the coding sequence ATGCAGATTGGAATACCGAGAGAAAGCCTTGCCGGTGAGACGCGGGTCGCTGCGACTCCGAACACCGTTGAGCAACTAAAAAAACTCGGCTTCGACGTGGTTGTCGAGTCTGGCGCGGGTGCACTGGCCAGCTTTGATGATGCCGCGTATGTGGCCGCCGGCGCCAGCGTCGCGGCGTCTGCCGATATCTGGCAGGCCGATATTATTTACAAGGTGAATGCCCCGTCCGATGCTGAAATCGGTCTGATTAAAGAAGGCGCTACCTTAGTCAGTTTCCTGTGGCCAGCACAAAACCCTGAGCTCGTCGCCAAACTGTCGACTAAAAAAATCAATGTGTTGGCAATGGACATGGTGCCGCGTATTTCACGTGCACAGTCTTTGGATGCCCTGTCTTCGATGGCCAACATCGGTGGTTACCGTGCGGTGATTGAAGCAGCCCATTCATTTGGTCGTTTCTTCACCGGTCAAATCACCGCTGCCGGTAAAGTACCGCCAGCCAAAGTGCTGGTGATTGGTGCCGGTGTTGCCGGTCTGGCTGCGATTGGTTCAGCGCGTTCACTGGGTGCGATTGTGCGTGCCTTTGATACCCGTTTAGAAGTGGCGGAACAAATCGAATCCATGGGTGGCGAGTTCCTGAAACTCGACTTCGGTGGGGAAGACGGTTCATCGTCGGACGGTTACGCGAAAGTCATGTCCGATGAGTTCATCAAAGCGGAAATGGCCCTGTTCGCGGAACAAGCCAAAGACGTGGATATCATCATCACCACGGCGCTTATTCCAGGTAAACCCGCACCAAAACTGATTACCAAGGAAATGGTTGATTCGATGAAACCGGGCTCGGTGATTGTCGATTTGGCCGCAGCGACCGGTGGTAACTGTGAATACACCGTACCGGGTACACTGTCCGTGACCGACTCAGGTGTGAAAGTGATTGGTTACACCGACCTGCCAGGTCGTCTGCCAACGCAGTCTTCACAGCTGTATGCCACCAACCTGGTGAACTTGGCCAAACTGTGGTGCAAAGAGAAAGACGGCAACATCAATCTGGATTTCAACGACGTCGTGTTGCGTAACATGACCGTAGTGCATCAAGGTGAAGTGACCTTCCCGCCACCGGCGATCAGTGTTTCTGCGGCACCGAAACAAGAAGCGGCCAAACCAGCTGCGGCGAAAGTCGAAGCGAAGAAACCATGTAAGTCGAAAAAATGGCTGGGCGTGGTGGGCTTAGGGCTGTTTGGTCTGTTAGGCCATGTGGCACCGCCAGAGTTCCTGTCGCATTTCACCGTATTTGTACTGGCCTGTGTGGTGGGTTATTACGTGGTATGGAACGTCAGCCACTCACTGCATACACCACTGATGTCAGTAACAAACGCGATTTCCGGCATCATCGTGGTCGGCGCCCTGTTACAGATTGGCAGTGGCTCGGGTCTGGTGTCAGCACTGGCGTTTGTCGCCGTACTGATTGCCACCATTAACATCGTCGGTGGTTTCACCGTGACTCAGCGCATGCTGAAGATGTTCCGTAAGGGTTAA
- the rimI gene encoding ribosomal protein S18-alanine N-acetyltransferase: MNIEFFVPEKSDIQSLYEIECRAHAYPWSHHLLSSNFGKRYVNGAIKHQQQVIGFYIADLLLDESTLMNICIDPRWQRHGFGQLLLEHYLQQTAERGCIQWWLEVRASNVAAQTLYEKKGFHQVGVRKNYYQNGKLSEDAFVMHKYGIDD; the protein is encoded by the coding sequence ATGAACATTGAATTTTTTGTTCCGGAAAAAAGCGACATCCAGTCGTTATATGAAATTGAATGCCGGGCCCACGCATATCCGTGGAGCCATCATTTATTGTCATCCAATTTTGGTAAGCGTTACGTCAATGGTGCCATCAAACATCAGCAGCAAGTGATTGGTTTTTACATTGCCGATCTGTTGCTCGATGAAAGCACGTTGATGAATATCTGTATTGATCCGCGCTGGCAGCGACATGGCTTCGGTCAGCTATTATTAGAACATTATCTGCAACAAACCGCCGAACGGGGCTGCATCCAGTGGTGGTTGGAAGTCCGTGCATCCAATGTTGCCGCGCAAACGTTATATGAGAAAAAAGGTTTTCATCAGGTTGGTGTGCGGAAAAACTATTATCAGAATGGAAAACTGAGCGAAGACGCGTTCGTCATGCATAAATATGGCATTGATGATTAG
- a CDS encoding M23 family metallopeptidase, producing the protein MRELVMMVLLLCVVSAHAGSVYKYVDAKGIVSYTDQYDRAQPFNPIEIDVWEPDQDAVQLRYTKNGNLYLHNSLYGPVTVTLKMNRQDNIIAHRNLSQPIVVAPRTELFVDQVHYMGQGSLEFGFHFSVGTPSDIQEDHSLLLPPFSGSFQISQAFNGGYSHNLPGNRYAMDISMPVGTPILAAKSGTVLDMRDSFDGHSTDPAERARTNYIRILHSDGTMTLYAHLKTHSGMVHPGQHVKAGQLLALSGNTGYSTGPHLHFSVQRNDGARLVSIPFNLQGIVPQKGVWLAGQSAQLN; encoded by the coding sequence ATGCGTGAACTGGTCATGATGGTATTACTGCTGTGTGTCGTTTCGGCACATGCCGGGTCAGTCTACAAATATGTCGATGCGAAAGGTATCGTCAGTTATACCGATCAGTATGACCGGGCGCAGCCGTTTAATCCGATTGAAATTGATGTCTGGGAACCGGATCAGGATGCTGTGCAGTTGCGCTATACCAAAAACGGTAACCTTTATTTGCATAACAGCCTGTATGGTCCGGTCACTGTGACATTAAAAATGAATCGTCAGGACAATATCATCGCGCACCGCAATTTATCTCAACCGATTGTTGTTGCACCGAGAACCGAGTTGTTTGTCGATCAGGTGCATTATATGGGGCAGGGCTCATTGGAGTTTGGATTCCATTTCTCGGTCGGTACACCGTCCGATATTCAGGAAGACCATTCGTTGTTACTCCCACCATTTAGTGGCAGTTTTCAAATATCCCAGGCTTTTAATGGTGGCTATAGCCATAACTTGCCGGGTAATCGGTATGCGATGGATATATCCATGCCTGTTGGGACCCCCATTCTGGCGGCGAAATCCGGTACTGTATTAGATATGCGCGACAGCTTTGATGGGCATAGCACTGATCCGGCGGAGCGAGCTCGGACCAATTACATCCGTATTCTACATAGTGATGGCACGATGACTTTGTATGCGCATCTGAAAACGCACAGTGGAATGGTTCACCCCGGTCAACATGTTAAAGCAGGTCAGTTATTAGCGTTATCGGGGAATACCGGTTACAGCACCGGACCCCATCTGCATTTTTCTGTGCAACGTAACGATGGTGCGCGATTAGTCTCTATTCCTTTTAATTTACAGGGTATAGTTCCGCAAAAAGGCGTATGGCTGGCTGGCCAGTCGGCACAATTGAATTGA
- the pntB gene encoding Re/Si-specific NAD(P)(+) transhydrogenase subunit beta, giving the protein MSQGLVTASYIVAAVLFIASLAGLSKQETAKYGNLFGMTGMAIALIATIASPSVHGVVFILVAMVIGGSIGARLALKVEMTQMPELVAVLHSFVGLAAVLVGYNSFIELLPANAVQQLVLPLNGSPEEIMAAAQAAISQIAQQTANGHGHLTGAMLNIHLTEIFLGVFIGAVTFTGSIVAFGKLRGTISSKPLNIPHKHKLNLLAAVASFLLMLLFIKVGGSTFAIIVMTLIALAFGWHLVASIGGADMPVVVSMLNSYSGWAAAAAGFMLSNDLLIVTGALVGSSGAILSYIMCKAMNRSFISVIAGGFGTDGVASSSSEEEMGEYREMSPEEVAELLKNSSSVIITPGYGMAVAQAQYPVADITQKLRDKGINVRFGIHPVAGRLPGHMNVLLAEAKVPYDIVLEMDEINEDFTETDTVLVIGANDTVNPAAMEDPGSPIAGMPVLEVWKAQNVVVFKRSMNTGYAGVQNPLFFKENSHMCFGDAKATVEAILKAL; this is encoded by the coding sequence ATGTCTCAAGGTTTAGTAACTGCTTCATACATCGTGGCAGCGGTGCTGTTCATTGCCAGTCTGGCGGGTTTGTCGAAACAGGAGACCGCAAAATACGGTAACTTGTTTGGCATGACCGGGATGGCAATTGCACTGATTGCGACCATTGCCAGCCCAAGCGTGCATGGTGTGGTCTTTATTCTGGTGGCGATGGTCATCGGTGGCTCTATTGGTGCACGTTTAGCACTGAAAGTTGAAATGACCCAAATGCCTGAGCTGGTTGCAGTATTGCACAGCTTTGTGGGTTTGGCGGCCGTTTTAGTAGGCTATAACAGCTTCATCGAACTGTTACCGGCTAACGCGGTGCAACAACTGGTGTTGCCACTGAACGGCTCACCGGAAGAAATCATGGCGGCGGCACAAGCAGCCATCAGCCAGATTGCACAACAAACCGCGAATGGTCACGGTCATCTGACCGGCGCGATGCTGAACATCCACCTGACTGAAATCTTCTTAGGCGTGTTCATCGGTGCGGTGACCTTCACCGGCTCTATTGTGGCGTTCGGTAAATTGCGTGGCACTATCAGCTCGAAACCGCTGAATATTCCACACAAACATAAACTGAACCTGCTGGCCGCAGTGGCCTCGTTCCTGCTGATGCTGTTGTTCATCAAAGTCGGTGGCTCAACGTTTGCTATCATCGTGATGACGCTGATTGCACTGGCGTTCGGCTGGCATCTGGTCGCCTCTATCGGTGGTGCGGATATGCCAGTCGTGGTTTCCATGCTGAACTCCTACTCCGGTTGGGCGGCCGCAGCAGCCGGCTTTATGCTGTCTAACGACCTGCTGATTGTGACCGGTGCACTGGTTGGTTCATCAGGTGCCATCCTGTCTTACATCATGTGTAAGGCGATGAACCGCTCGTTCATCTCTGTTATCGCCGGTGGTTTTGGTACTGACGGTGTAGCGTCTTCATCTTCTGAAGAAGAGATGGGCGAATACCGTGAAATGTCACCGGAAGAGGTGGCTGAGCTGCTGAAAAACTCCAGCTCCGTCATCATCACCCCGGGCTACGGCATGGCAGTGGCACAGGCACAATATCCGGTGGCGGACATCACCCAGAAACTGCGTGATAAAGGCATCAACGTGCGCTTTGGTATCCACCCAGTGGCCGGTCGTCTGCCAGGGCATATGAACGTACTGCTGGCGGAAGCGAAAGTACCGTACGACATCGTGCTGGAAATGGACGAAATCAACGAAGACTTCACGGAAACTGACACCGTACTGGTTATCGGTGCCAACGACACTGTGAACCCGGCAGCGATGGAAGACCCGGGCAGCCCGATTGCCGGCATGCCGGTACTGGAAGTGTGGAAAGCGCAGAACGTGGTGGTGTTCAAACGTTCGATGAACACTGGTTACGCCGGTGTGCAGAATCCACTGTTCTTCAAAGAGAACTCGCACATGTGCTTTGGTGATGCGAAAGCGACCGTAGAAGCCATTCTGAAAGCGCTGTAA
- the coaA gene encoding type I pantothenate kinase, with translation MTADPQHLSPYLHFFREQWAHLRDSVPLSLTEQDLIDLRGIHDELSLDEVRDIYLPLSRLLNLYVKARQHRSKVIEQFLSTPNQRVPYVISIAGSVAVGKSTTARILQALLEHWPEHPKVELITTDGFLYPNRVLEERGLMKKKGFPQSYDMRRLVNFVADIKAGNQRVEAPIYSHHIYDIIPDQMKVVEQPDILIIEGLNVLQSGMDYPHDPHHVFVSDFVDFSIYVDADKQLLKEWYIQRFLRFRKSAFSDPSSYFHHYSHFDEDEAAATASRIWDEINYPNLIANILPTRERANLILTKSSQHAIEQVRLRK, from the coding sequence ATGACAGCTGATCCACAACATCTCTCGCCTTATTTACATTTTTTCAGGGAACAGTGGGCTCATCTGCGTGATTCCGTCCCTCTTTCATTGACGGAACAAGATCTGATTGATTTACGAGGCATTCATGATGAGTTGTCTCTGGATGAGGTTCGAGATATTTATCTGCCTCTGTCGCGTTTATTGAATCTGTATGTCAAAGCGCGCCAACACCGCAGCAAAGTTATTGAACAATTTCTAAGTACGCCGAATCAGCGCGTTCCTTATGTGATCAGCATTGCCGGTAGTGTGGCGGTGGGGAAAAGCACCACGGCGCGTATCCTGCAAGCATTACTGGAACATTGGCCGGAACACCCGAAAGTCGAGTTGATCACCACAGACGGTTTTCTTTATCCCAACCGGGTATTGGAAGAACGTGGGCTGATGAAGAAAAAAGGCTTTCCGCAATCTTATGATATGCGCCGCCTGGTTAATTTTGTTGCCGATATTAAAGCAGGCAACCAACGCGTTGAGGCGCCCATCTATTCTCACCACATCTATGACATTATTCCTGACCAGATGAAAGTCGTGGAACAGCCCGATATTTTGATCATCGAAGGTTTGAATGTCTTACAAAGCGGAATGGACTATCCACATGACCCACATCATGTGTTTGTTTCTGATTTTGTTGATTTTTCTATCTATGTCGATGCAGATAAACAGCTGTTAAAAGAGTGGTATATTCAGCGCTTCCTACGTTTCCGTAAAAGTGCATTTTCTGACCCATCCAGTTACTTTCATCATTATTCACATTTTGATGAAGATGAAGCTGCTGCTACAGCCAGCCGGATCTGGGATGAAATCAATTACCCGAATTTAATTGCCAATATCTTGCCGACCCGCGAACGGGCGAACCTGATCCTGACTAAAAGTAGTCAGCACGCAATAGAGCAAGTTCGGTTACGGAAATAA
- the birA gene encoding bifunctional biotin--[acetyl-CoA-carboxylase] ligase/biotin operon repressor BirA, giving the protein MKQLNSRQQALLAVLADGAFHSGEQIGAELGISRAAISQQIKSLRLLGLEIFSITGKGYRLNTPLELLNTETLQHLAVGAPIHTCAVIDSTNQYMMAQLERWQKGECVLAESQTAGRGRRGRQWHSPFGSQFIMSMYWRLDDGPSAAMGLSLAIGVAVVQALESAGYRDLSLKWPNDIYMARRKLAGILVEMSAAVGGICHLVIGVGVNLNLPDAVIAQLDQPCAHLAEQPVVVDRNQLSATIIRALRNALVLFEQQGLTAFLMDWNRLDIFMQQPVKVLLGNQVIHGIYCGIDGQGNMLLQDQDGMHKFVGGEISLRADI; this is encoded by the coding sequence ATGAAACAGCTGAATTCACGTCAACAAGCGTTGCTGGCAGTGTTAGCCGATGGTGCTTTTCATTCCGGTGAACAGATCGGGGCCGAATTAGGGATCAGTCGTGCCGCTATTAGCCAGCAGATAAAAAGCCTACGCTTATTAGGATTGGAAATATTTAGCATTACCGGCAAAGGTTATCGCTTAAATACACCACTTGAGCTGTTGAATACCGAAACACTTCAACACTTAGCTGTTGGCGCGCCTATACACACATGTGCCGTGATTGATTCCACTAATCAATACATGATGGCGCAACTTGAGCGTTGGCAAAAAGGCGAGTGTGTGCTGGCCGAAAGCCAGACGGCGGGTCGTGGACGGCGCGGACGGCAATGGCATTCACCCTTCGGTAGTCAGTTCATTATGAGTATGTACTGGCGACTTGATGATGGCCCTAGTGCGGCGATGGGGTTAAGTCTGGCCATTGGTGTTGCCGTGGTGCAAGCGCTGGAAAGTGCAGGTTACCGGGATTTGAGCCTGAAATGGCCGAATGACATCTACATGGCGCGGCGAAAACTCGCAGGCATATTGGTCGAAATGTCAGCTGCAGTCGGCGGCATCTGCCATCTGGTGATTGGTGTTGGTGTGAACCTGAATTTACCGGATGCGGTCATTGCACAATTGGATCAGCCTTGTGCTCATTTGGCGGAGCAACCGGTCGTGGTCGATCGCAATCAACTGAGTGCTACGATTATCCGAGCTTTGAGAAATGCGCTAGTTCTGTTTGAGCAACAGGGATTAACTGCATTTTTGATGGATTGGAATCGTTTAGATATTTTTATGCAACAGCCGGTGAAAGTATTGCTGGGCAATCAGGTCATCCACGGCATCTATTGCGGCATAGACGGGCAGGGAAATATGTTGCTGCAAGATCAGGATGGTATGCATAAATTTGTCGGCGGCGAGATCTCTTTACGCGCCGACATTTGA
- the murB gene encoding UDP-N-acetylmuramate dehydrogenase, whose translation MQPIAPFPLKSFNTFGLDAQAKMGFVLNDEAELDTLRGSAWWSDSQPRLLIGEGSNILFTTDFDGLVIVNRLKGISVQETADAWLLHVAAGENWPALIQWTLQNQMPGMENLALIPGTVGAAPVQNIGAYGVEFCQFCEYVDTWHFSDGHRQRYSAAACQFGYRDSLFKHELHDQVIITAVGLRIPKQWQPVVEYGPLKALGANATAEQIFMTVCELRQSKLPDPSLLGNAGSFFKNPVVSATQAAALKQQHPAIPCFAAGEGLNKLAAGWLIDQAGLKGFCLGNAGVHRDQALVLVNLGNASAAEILQLAKHVAGTVKQQFAVQLEPEVRFMGKSGEINSLQAIQ comes from the coding sequence ATGCAACCCATAGCTCCGTTCCCTCTAAAATCATTCAATACATTTGGCCTCGATGCTCAGGCGAAAATGGGCTTTGTGTTAAATGATGAGGCGGAGCTTGATACGCTGCGTGGATCTGCGTGGTGGTCAGACAGTCAACCACGGTTATTGATTGGTGAGGGTAGCAATATCCTATTCACCACCGATTTTGATGGACTGGTAATTGTTAACCGCCTGAAAGGGATCTCGGTGCAGGAAACTGCAGATGCCTGGTTGCTACATGTTGCAGCTGGGGAAAATTGGCCAGCGCTGATCCAGTGGACGCTGCAAAATCAAATGCCGGGGATGGAAAATCTGGCGCTGATCCCTGGTACTGTAGGTGCCGCACCGGTACAAAATATTGGCGCTTACGGTGTCGAATTCTGTCAGTTCTGTGAATATGTCGATACGTGGCATTTCTCTGATGGCCATCGTCAGCGTTATAGTGCGGCAGCATGTCAGTTTGGTTATCGTGACAGCCTGTTTAAGCATGAACTGCATGATCAAGTGATCATTACCGCTGTTGGTTTACGTATTCCAAAACAATGGCAACCGGTAGTGGAATACGGCCCACTGAAAGCACTGGGTGCCAATGCGACCGCCGAACAAATCTTCATGACGGTTTGTGAATTACGCCAGAGTAAATTGCCTGATCCGAGCTTGTTAGGCAATGCAGGTAGTTTCTTTAAAAATCCGGTAGTCAGCGCAACGCAAGCTGCAGCACTTAAACAACAACATCCTGCCATCCCGTGTTTTGCTGCCGGTGAAGGCCTGAATAAATTAGCCGCTGGTTGGTTGATTGATCAAGCGGGCCTGAAAGGATTTTGTCTGGGCAATGCGGGCGTGCATCGTGATCAGGCGTTGGTGTTGGTCAATCTAGGTAATGCCAGTGCAGCTGAAATTCTGCAGTTGGCGAAACATGTTGCCGGCACGGTTAAGCAGCAATTTGCTGTGCAATTGGAACCAGAGGTGCGTTTTATGGGTAAGTCCGGCGAAATAAATAGCCTGCAGGCCATCCAATGA
- a CDS encoding tetratricopeptide repeat protein yields MMRSIWIFVSLLASSVAVYAAGENVATTAAPAARSAADPDYIPPSTAIFSGLETAAPPENPAASSGQRMSQSINEALNIAPKGSSQQAGNAPTGPKPLDVAPLSIPDSPDKQQGGIPAGSPAQKADIPAELLHGSISSHSAVTDELSVIEIYTQEELIALINDDKHLHRVANIDECQLVKDIELRARVVMIPAYQYLWGDMLLTGTCTKKNAELGIEYLWKAAQQGLPAALEHLARYYAKGHYVQRDTQQAAIFMHEAAAQGYLKAQIGWVDMLVSGLGSPLDYEEAYSWLHHSVIVDDKQHKQAASLLARLSRRMPPNIIARAKNYRWQ; encoded by the coding sequence ATGATGCGCAGTATTTGGATATTCGTTAGTTTGCTTGCTAGTAGCGTTGCTGTTTATGCAGCGGGAGAAAATGTTGCTACTACAGCGGCCCCTGCTGCCAGATCGGCAGCTGACCCTGATTATATTCCTCCCAGTACCGCGATTTTTTCAGGTCTTGAGACTGCGGCACCGCCAGAAAACCCAGCAGCTTCATCAGGCCAACGAATGTCGCAATCAATTAATGAAGCACTCAATATTGCGCCTAAAGGTAGTAGTCAGCAGGCAGGAAATGCACCTACAGGACCTAAACCTTTAGATGTTGCACCATTATCAATTCCTGATTCTCCTGATAAACAACAAGGCGGAATACCAGCTGGTAGTCCGGCACAAAAAGCAGATATTCCGGCTGAATTATTACATGGTTCTATTTCCAGTCACTCGGCAGTGACTGATGAGTTATCCGTTATCGAGATATACACGCAAGAGGAATTGATTGCTCTGATTAATGACGACAAACATCTACACCGTGTTGCAAATATTGATGAATGTCAGTTGGTTAAAGATATAGAGTTGCGCGCCAGAGTCGTTATGATCCCGGCTTACCAGTATTTGTGGGGCGATATGTTATTAACGGGAACTTGTACTAAGAAAAACGCTGAATTAGGTATCGAGTATCTGTGGAAAGCGGCTCAGCAAGGTCTTCCCGCTGCCTTGGAACATTTGGCGCGTTATTACGCCAAAGGACATTATGTACAACGTGACACCCAGCAAGCGGCCATTTTTATGCATGAAGCAGCAGCGCAAGGCTATCTTAAAGCACAGATAGGCTGGGTGGATATGCTGGTTAGCGGGTTAGGCAGCCCATTAGATTATGAAGAGGCCTACAGCTGGTTGCATCACTCCGTCATTGTCGATGACAAACAGCACAAACAGGCAGCCTCATTGTTAGCGCGGTTATCCCGTAGAATGCCGCCCAATATTATTGCGCGAGCCAAAAACTATCGCTGGCAGTAA